ATAAAAATCCGGCAACCAAGGCAATGTTGCCTCGATTGCCGGTTTGATATCTCTATCCCTGAGCCTACCAGTCCTTCATGGCCTTGATCATCTCGTCCTCAGTCGTCTTGCAGTAAGAACGCGTTGTGGTAATGTCCGCATGTCCGCATGCAAGCTGCAGCATGACCAAGGACCGGCCCTTATTGGCGTTAATGGTGACAAAAGCCCGCCGCAGGGCATGGGGGGAGACTTCAATGCCCGTTCTTTTGCCGAGCTTGCTCATCCGGGTCAGGACGCCACAGCGAGTGATGGGTTGCCCGATAATGTCGAAGGTCAAAGGGTCATCGCCCTTCTTGGTGGGATGCTTTCTCAGATGCGCTTTCAGGGCCTTGGTTGCCTCAGCGTTCAAGCCGATCTTCCTGCGCTTGTTGCCTTTGCCTTTCTCCACGATGAGAAAACCCTCATCCAGATAGATGTCTTTGACCTTCAAATCGCAGAACTCGGCGGCTCTTAAGCCCGTATTGGCCAGCATGGTGAGAATGAACATGTCGAGATCCGTCTTGCAGGCACCCTCAAGCTTCTTGATCTGCTCCTCGTTGACCGAAATCTGCCGTGGCGGCAAGTGCCTTCTCGGCTTGAGAACCTTTGCCTTGCCAAGGAAGGATT
This is a stretch of genomic DNA from Vampirovibrio chlorellavorus. It encodes these proteins:
- a CDS encoding tyrosine-type recombinase/integrase, which codes for MMSSRPNRVLKELITELLTGSQDEEMTHPARYPNHADAVEDWKRAMECGTMTGKPFSPITVDHYVYYVNEYLSRYPEVNGDHLRQAMEKMPVNQFARKNKYHRAIVSFAKFLIRENSLSESFLGKAKVLKPRRHLPPRQISVNEEQIKKLEGACKTDLDMFILTMLANTGLRAAEFCDLKVKDIYLDEGFLIVEKGKGNKRRKIGLNAEATKALKAHLRKHPTKKGDDPLTFDIIGQPITRCGVLTRMSKLGKRTGIEVSPHALRRAFVTINANKGRSLVMLQLACGHADITTTRSYCKTTEDEMIKAMKDW